In one Oncorhynchus nerka isolate Pitt River linkage group LG7, Oner_Uvic_2.0, whole genome shotgun sequence genomic region, the following are encoded:
- the LOC115131683 gene encoding large ribosomal subunit protein uL5, translating to MAEQSEKKENPMRELRIRKLCMNICVGESGDRLTRAAKVLEQLTGQTPVFSKARYTVRSFGIRRNEKIAVHCTVRGAKAEEILEKGLKVREYELRKNNFSDTGNFGFGIQEHIDLGIKYDPSIGIYGLDFYVVLGRPGFSIADKKQKTGRIGFRHRIRKEEAMRWFQQKYDGIILPGK from the exons ATGGCG GAACAGAGCGAGAAAAAGGAGAACCCCATGCGTGAGCTTCGCATCCGCAAGCTTTGTATGAACATCTGTGTTGGGGAGAGTGGTGACAGACTGACCCGTGCTGCTAAGGTGCTTGAGCAGCTCACAGGCCAGACTCCTGTCTTCTCCAAGG CCCGCTACACTGTGCGATCGTTCGGCATCCGCAGAAATGAAAAGATTGCTGTCCACTGTACGGTCCGTGGAGCTAAGGCTGAGGAGATCCTGGAAAAGGGACTCAAG GTGCGTGAGTACGAGTTGAGGAAGAACAACTTCTCCGACACCGGCAACTTTGGCTTTGGCATCCAGGAACACATTGATCTGGGAATAAAGTACGACCCCAGCATCGGTATCTACGGACTGGACTTCTACGTC GTCCTGGGCAGACCCGGTTTCAGCATTGCTGACAAGAAGCAGAAAACGGGCCGCATTGGTTTCAGGCACCGCATCCGCAAAGAGGAAGCCATGCGCTGGTTCCAGCAGAAG TATGACGGTATCATCCTCCCCGGGAAGTAA
- the LOC115131681 gene encoding kelch-like protein 31, translated as MAPKRKVNRTKEIAMEPVVTQVSTVTTQMTGGGVVVVEGVKKIEEMAALDIVQLNHLNLPLPPPIIKPGEKGLGLGCEVTRPLHGNALLEELSRMRQERFLTDLELACKTKAFDVHKLVISSVSQYFREILAKDPGMKRLELSSLSPLGLANVITFAYLGRVHMSLYTIGCTVSAAATLQIPQLLQMCMDFLLAEMNVQTCVYVWNIGAAYGLIPVRDAARRFVLENFVAFTETPLFNQLTLEQITAFLQEDSLLLPSEVTAFQLAMKWLDFDPKRQVHAAELLYHVRFETIPASELVSEIQPVARMMMDPHCHRLLVDAMNYHLLPHQQNTLQSRRTQVRGGQATLLTVGGRPSITERALSRVVLWRDPREGAATWRHLSQLPAKSFNQCVAVMDGFLYVAGGEDQNDARNQAKHAVSTLSRYDPRFNTWLHLASMRQRRTHFSLVATGGRLYAVGGRNVEGLLATIESYLPSSNIWQLKTPMEMPRCCHASAVLPSGDILVTGGYINCAYSRSVACYNIETDTWSEKASLETPRGWHCSSTLGGKVYVVGGSQLGPSGDRMDVLCMEVFSPENGEWSRASPLPLGVSTAGLSPLGEQLYLLGGWNEAEKRYKAAVQKYTPATDSWSVEENLPEATVGVSCCTLTLPPRHTPRRQQHRNTPTTKEEQQLPQRESSVAPQSITA; from the exons ATGGCCCCCAAGAGGAAGGTCAATCGTACAAAGGAGATTGCCATGGAGCCAGTTGTCACCCAGGTGAGCACTGTTACTACTCAGATGacaggaggaggagtggtggtggtggagggcgTGAAGAAGATCGAGGAGATGGCTGCACTGGATATTGTGCAGCTCAACCACCTCAacctccccctgccccctcccaTCATCAAGCCCGGAGAAAAGGGCCTGGGCCTGGGCTGTGAAGTGACCCGCCCCCTCCACGGCAACGCCCTGCTGGAGGAGCTGAGCCGCATGCGCCAGGAGCGCTTCCTCACCGACCTGGAGCTGGCCTGTAAGACCAAGGCCTTCGACGTGCACAAGCTGGTCATTTCTTCCGTCAGCCAGTACTTCCGGGAGATCCTGGCCAAGGACCCCGGAATGAAGCGTCTAGAGCTGTCGTCGCTCTCCCCCCTCG GCCTGGCCAATGTGATCACCTTCGCCTACCTGGGCCGCGTCCACATGTCCCTGTACACCATCGGCTGCACTGTGTCCGCCGCTGCCACCCTCCAGATCCCCCAGCTACTCCAGATGTGCATGGACTTCCTGCTGGCCGAGATGAACGTGCAGACGTGCGTGTACGTGTGGAACATCGGCGCCGCCTACGGCCTGATTCCCGTGCGCGATGCAGCCCGCCGCTTTGTGCTGGAGAACTTTGTCGCGTTCACCGAGACGCCTCTGTTCAACCAGCTGACCCTGGAACAGATCACAGCCTTCCTCCAGGAGGACAGCCTGCTGCTGCCATCTGAAGTCACCGCCTTCCAG TTGGCCATGAAGTGGCTGGACTTCGACCCCAAGCGCCAGGTGCACGCCGCCGAGCTGCTGTACCACGTGCGCTTCGAGACCATTCCTGCCAGCGAGCTGGTCAGCGAGATCCAGCCCGTGGCGAGGATGATGATGGACCCTCACTGCCACCGCCTGCTAGTGGATGCCATGAACTACCACCTGCTGCCCCACCAACAGAACACGCTGCAGTCTCGTCGCACGCAGGTGCGTGGAGGACAGGCCACCCTGCTGACTGTTGGGGGGCGTCCCTCCATCACCGAGCGGGCACTGAGCAGAGTG GTGCTGTGGAGAGATCCACGTGAGGGTGCGGCCACCTGGCGCCACCTGTCCCAGCTGCCCGCTAAGAGCTTCAACCAGTGTGTGGCTGTGATGGACGGCTTCCTGTACGTGGCaggaggagaggaccagaacGATGCACGCAACCAGGCCAAGCACGCTGTCAGCACCCTCAGCAG GTACGACCCTCGCTTCAACACCTGGCTGCATCTGGCTAGCATGCGCCAGCGCCGCACCCACTTCAGCCTGGTAGCCACCGGCGGGCGCCTGTACGCTGTTGGCGGCCGCAACGTGGAGGGCCTGCTGGCCACCATCGAGAGCTACCTGCCTTCCTCCAACATCTGGCAGCTCAAGACGCCCATGGAGATGCCACGCTGCTGCCACGCCAGTGCCGTGCTGCCCTCCGGAGACATCCTGGTGACCGGTGGCTACATCAACTGCGCCTACTCGCGCTCGGTGGCCTGCTACAACATTGAGACGGACACCTGGAGTGAGAAGGCCAGCCTGGAGACCCCCCGAGGCTGGCACTGCTCCTCCACCCTGGGAGGGAAGGTGTACGTGGTGGGTGGTAGCCAGCTGGGCCCCAGCGGAGACCGCATGGACGTCCTGTGCATGGAGGTGTTCTCCCCAGAGAACGGTGAGTGGAGCCGGGCCTCCCCCCTGCCCCTCGGCGTGAGCACGGCAGGCCTGTCACCCCTCGGGGAACAGCTGTACCTGCTGGGTGGCTGGAACGAGGCCGAGAAGCGATACAAGGCGGCCGTGCAGAAGTACACCCCGGCAACTGACAGCTGGTCCGTGGAGGAGAATCTGCCCGAGGCCACTGTGGGCGTGTCCTGCTGCACCCTGACCCTCCCACCCCGCCACACCCCCCGCAGGCAACAGCACCGCAACACCCCAACAACCAAAGAGGAGCAGCAActgccacagagagagagcagtgtggcCCCACAGTCCATCACTGCCTAA
- the LOC115131684 gene encoding cyclic GMP-AMP synthase-like has protein sequence MNRSTPQRGSSSRRQSSVPSTPSGEHQTTPSLRRTPSTPIDLQPSLGREAEDGGFLDGDEGSPIEDSQTGALLGQDDGNASTPATLTSHLPRQRPHQAAKIPKPGDELAPISPELARWIRLRAQDLKLRQSDRQWAVDLVNHLRESLLVFLKNSDEQPYFQSASVLSSGSYYEMVKILNPNEFDMMLKLQSPSRLKMTELDQYHGLFYEVALSRSTRSHIRSFLLDDGLTISASKIISEMHRLVRKFISTYRVPGNSWRWVVNRKRPNSPAVTLSLLEVDHGKQELLSVDVVPALEVPSSQGWPLAARAGPDVDNWLGKKTRRSLTHQTCFFVPKKPPGRNLSEAAKESWRISFSHIEKELIKTHGNKRTCCETSATKCCRKQCFKLLKCLIEGLKQRYPQELDALCSYHGKTAFLHTLSIRAQDSLWTPRQLPACFMHLLRALEGHARSGLLPHFFVPTSNLFAPPTFPRKALVFLIEALEEQRRQGLPLLMPPAPSPPLAVHSHSDSQPQLSPVVQQTPVIQYPVILPPQVVEMKSFEQMFKIVALVVVLVYVCYLL, from the exons ATGAACAGAAGCACACCTCAGAGGGGATCATCCTCCAGGAGACAGAGCTCAGTTCCATCcacaccctctggagagcaccAGACAACTCCATCACTCAGAAggaccccatccacccccatcgACCTCCAACCTAGCCTGGGCAGAGAGGCAGAGGATGGTGGGTTTCTGGACGGAGATGAAGGTAGCCCTATAGAGGACTCTCAGACTGGGGCATTGCTGGGTCAGGATGATGGAAATGCCAGTACCCCAGCCACACTCACCTCACACCTCCCTAGGCAGAGACCACACCAGGCAG CCAAGATCCCCAAACCAGGGGACGAGCTGGCCCCTATCTCCCCAGAGCTGGCCCGTTGGATCAGGCTTCGGGCCCAGGACCTTAAGCTCCGCCAGAGTGACCGGCAGTGGGCCGTGGACCTGGTCAACCATCTCCGGGAAAGCCTGCTGGTCTTCCTCAAGAACAGTGACGAGCAGCCCTACTTCCAGTCAGCCTCTGTGCTCAGCAGTGGCTCATACTACGAGATGGTCAAG ATACTCAACCCAAATGAGTTTGACATGATGCTGAAGCTCCAGTCTCCTTCCCGCCTCAAAATGACTGAGCTGGACCAATACCACGGCCTCTTCTACGAAGTCGCCCTATCCCGATCAACCCGTTCCCACATACGGTCTTTCCTTTTGGACGATGGGCTCACCATCTCAGCCAGCAAGATCATAAGTGAAATGCACCGTCTGGTCCGCAAGTTCATCAGCACCTACAGAG TGCCTGGAAATAGCTGGCGTTGGGTTGTGAATAGGAAGCGTCCAAACTCACCAGCGGTGACCCTTTCCCTGTTGGAGGTGGATCATGGGAAACAGGAACTACTTTCTGTGGATGTGGTGCCCGCCCTGGAAGTGCCCTCCTCACAGGGCTGGCCTCTGGCTGCCCGCGCCGGCCCAGATGTGGACAACTGGCTGGGGAAGAAGACCCGGCGCTCTCTCACCCACCAAACTTGCTTCTTTGTGCCCAAGAAACCCCCGGGACGAAATCTTAGTGAGGCAGCTAAAG AGAGTTGGAGGATTTCCTTTTCTCACATAGAAAAGGAACTGATCAAGACTCATGGGAACAAGAGGACCTGCTGTGAGACCTCTGCCACCAAGTGCTGCCG TAAGCAGTGCTTCAAGCTCCTTAAGTGCCTGATCGAGGGACTGAAGCAACGCTACCCTCAAGAGCTGGATGCACTGTGCTCCTACCACGGGAAGACAGCCTTCCTACACACCCTCTCGATCAGGGCCCAGGACTCCCTGTGGACGCCCCGTCAGCTGCCTGCCTGCTTCATGCACCTCCTAAGGGCCCTGGAGGGCCACGCAAGAAGTGGTCTGCTCCCCCACTTCTTTGTCCCCACCTCCAACCTCTTTGCCCCACCAACCTTCCCGCGCAAAGCTTTGGTGTTTCTGATTGAGGCtctggaggagcagaggagacagGGGCTTCCCCTTTTAATGCCCCCGGCTCCTTCCCCACCACTGGCAGTGCACTCCCACAGTGACTCCCAGCCCCAGCTTTCCCCTGTTGTACAGCAGACTCCTGTTATCCAGTATCCTGTTATCCTGCCACCCCAAGTTGTTGAGATGAAATCCTTTGAGCAAATGTTCAAAATTGTGGCTTTGGTTGTGGTTCTTGTCTATGTTTGTTACCTCCTGTAG